From a single Vicugna pacos unplaced genomic scaffold, VicPac4 scaffold_5, whole genome shotgun sequence genomic region:
- the LOC107035116 gene encoding olfactory receptor 4A47-like: protein MEPRNNVTYFIPLGLTQNPKKQKVLIVMFLLFYILTVVGSLLIVVTITVSKTLNAPMYFFLASLSFIDLIYSYSSSPRFISDFFFGENIISFESRMTQLFTEHFFGGSEIVLLLVMAYDFYVAICKPLHYLVIMRQRVCVVLLVVSYVGGFLHSIIQLSTIYVLPFCGPNVIDHFMCHMFPLLKLVCTDTFVTGILVVANGGLMCSILFLLLLISYGVILHSLKNLSQEGRQKALQTCVSHIPVVVCFFAPFIFMYARPAKTFSVDKSLSVFYTVISPMLNPFTYSPRNSEMTNVMKKLWRKICHIK, encoded by the coding sequence ATGGAACCAAGGAACAATGTAACTTATTTCATCCCCCTGGGCCTCACACAGaatccaaagaagcagaaagtcCTTATTGTCATGTTCTTGCTTTTCTACATTTTGACTGTGGTGGGCAGCCTGCTCATTGTGGTGACAATTACTGTCAGTAAGACCCTCAATGCACCAATGTACTTTTTTCTTGCTAGCTTATCATTTATAGATCTAATTTATTCCTATTCTAGTTCCCCCAGATTTATTTCAGACttcttctttggggaaaacatCATATCCTTTGAATCTCGCATGACTCAGCTTTTTACTGAGCACTTTTTTGGTGGGTCAGAGATTGTTCTTCTGTTGGTGATGGCCTATGATTTCTATGTGGCCATTTGTAAGCCTTTGCATTATTTGGTTATCATGAGGCAAAGGGTGTGTGTTGTGTTGCTGGTGGTGTCCTATGTTGGAGGTTTTCTGCACTCAATTATTCAACTTAGTACTATTTATGTGCTCCCATTCTGTGGCCCCAATGTCATTGATCACTTTATGTGCCATATGTTCCCCTTGTTGAAACTTGTCTGTACTGACACCTTTGTCACTGGCATCTTAGTGGTGGCCAATGGAGGACTGATGTGCAGTATTTTATTCCTGCTCTTACTCATCTCTTATGGAGTCATCTTGCACTCTCTAAAGAACCTGAGTCAGGAAGGGAGGCAGAAAGCCCTCCAGACCTGTGTTTCCCACATTCCTGTGGTTGTCTGTTTCTTTGCTCCCTTTATTTTCATGTATGCAAGACCTGCTAAGACGTTCTCTGTTGACAAATCATTAAGTGTGTTTTATACAGTCATAAGCCCCATGCTGAACCCATTTACCTACAGCCCAAGAAATTCTGAGATGACTAATGTTATGAAGAAACTCTGGAGAAAAATATGTCATATCAAGTAG